Proteins encoded by one window of Myxococcota bacterium:
- the pth gene encoding aminoacyl-tRNA hydrolase — MRLFVGLGNPGARYEETPHNAGFVAIDRFARKHRLPAFAPRFSGEFARGKVLGEDVAVLKPQTFMNLSGESVGEARRYLPIEVSDVLVVFDEMDIPAGKLRLRKFGGHGGHNGLRSIIDALGSSDFPRLRIGIGRPRDGREATGHLLSKVHPDERARLSATIDLAVEALEVSLREGFESAMNRYNGKDQLGAGEP, encoded by the coding sequence ATGCGGCTGTTCGTCGGGCTCGGCAATCCGGGCGCCCGCTACGAAGAGACCCCGCACAACGCGGGGTTCGTGGCGATCGACCGCTTCGCCAGGAAGCACCGCCTGCCCGCCTTCGCGCCCAGGTTCTCGGGCGAGTTCGCGCGCGGCAAGGTGCTGGGCGAAGACGTCGCCGTGCTCAAGCCGCAGACCTTCATGAACCTGTCGGGTGAGTCGGTCGGCGAGGCGCGCCGCTATCTGCCGATCGAAGTCAGCGACGTCCTGGTCGTGTTCGACGAGATGGACATCCCCGCGGGCAAGCTCAGGCTGCGCAAGTTCGGGGGACACGGCGGTCACAACGGGCTGCGCTCGATCATCGACGCGCTGGGCTCGAGTGACTTCCCGCGCCTGCGCATCGGCATCGGCCGGCCGCGCGACGGCCGCGAAGCCACGGGTCACTTGCTGTCCAAGGTGCACCCCGACGAGCGCGCGCGGCTCTCGGCGACGATCGACCTGGCGGTCGAGGCGCTCGAAGTCTCGCTGCGCGAAGGCTTCGAGAGCGCGATGAACCGCTACAACGGCAAAGATCAGCTCGGCGCTGGGGAGCCGTGA
- a CDS encoding DCC1-like thiol-disulfide oxidoreductase family protein, producing the protein MTLANGWTGGQYSVWRAAFGVALAVHFAGLLAGAELWGSSALFALAAALAACLAAGLAGRLAAAGLLSVVCVTREPPLLVVAPLLVPLLVPGQPYGSLAACGRTDPRGDWSLPPLLFTGLWLVLAATYAYSGYGRFGAVALAFPLLALSARIRPYVWLAGLVVALFGLPEISPGLLALHGITFDPAWLAPRRDASPATLLYDGSCGLCHRAVRFVLAEDRAGCGFRYAPLGGDAFHRLVPPAARAALPDSLVLVTPDGRIFTRSAALRETGFRLGGLWRALAAAAGVVPMGLLDRGYDWIARMRYRMFARPADACPVLPADLRNRFE; encoded by the coding sequence GTGACGCTCGCCAACGGCTGGACGGGCGGACAGTACAGTGTCTGGCGCGCCGCGTTCGGCGTGGCGCTGGCGGTCCACTTCGCGGGCCTCCTGGCCGGCGCGGAGCTGTGGGGATCGAGCGCGCTCTTCGCGCTCGCCGCCGCTCTGGCAGCGTGTCTCGCCGCGGGCCTCGCCGGCCGGCTCGCGGCAGCGGGCTTGCTCTCGGTCGTGTGCGTCACGCGTGAGCCGCCCCTCTTGGTGGTCGCGCCCCTGCTCGTGCCGCTGCTCGTCCCGGGCCAGCCGTACGGCTCGCTCGCCGCCTGCGGGCGTACGGATCCACGCGGTGACTGGTCGCTGCCGCCATTGCTCTTCACGGGGCTCTGGCTGGTCCTGGCGGCGACATACGCCTACTCCGGCTATGGGCGCTTTGGCGCCGTCGCTCTCGCGTTCCCGCTGCTCGCGCTCTCCGCGCGCATCCGGCCGTATGTCTGGCTCGCGGGGCTGGTCGTCGCGCTCTTCGGCCTCCCGGAGATCTCGCCGGGCCTGCTCGCGTTGCACGGGATCACTTTCGATCCGGCCTGGCTCGCGCCGCGACGCGACGCGTCACCGGCCACGCTCCTCTACGACGGCAGCTGTGGACTTTGTCACCGAGCGGTGCGCTTCGTGCTCGCCGAGGATCGCGCCGGCTGCGGCTTCCGCTACGCGCCGCTCGGAGGAGACGCGTTCCACCGGCTCGTGCCGCCGGCTGCGCGCGCGGCGCTGCCCGACAGCCTGGTGCTGGTCACGCCCGATGGCCGCATCTTCACGCGCAGCGCGGCATTGCGCGAGACCGGGTTTCGCCTGGGCGGTCTCTGGCGCGCGCTGGCGGCGGCCGCGGGAGTCGTACCAATGGGCCTGCTCGACCGCGGCTACGACTGGATCGCGCGCATGCGCTATCGCATGTTCGCGCGGCCCGCCGATGCCTGTCCGGTCCTCCCGGCGGACCTCCGCAACCGCTTCGAATGA